The Oxyura jamaicensis isolate SHBP4307 breed ruddy duck chromosome 15, BPBGC_Ojam_1.0, whole genome shotgun sequence nucleotide sequence TCTGTGGGTCTGGGAGCTTCGAGACTCGATTTTATCAACTTCATCTTGACCACCACAGAGCCGGTGATCCACTGGAAACATGGGCGCTGGCAAGGAGCACCCCCGGCTGTGATAGCCCTTCTGCCAGGGTCTGCAGGGAAGGGGTTTGTGGTAGGGGGCACATCCTCATCTTTCACAGGCATCCTCGTCTGTCAGGGAATTTTAAGCAATAATGATGCTGATACaatgcagctgggagagggtgCCAAAGAGCAGAGCACTGTGTGGGGTGCATGGGGAGGTTACGTCCCTGCCATGGTGGTGGAGGGGTCGGCaccgcctgctgctgcccccacaAGCCACTGTGTAAGGGAGATGCTCTGTATCCTTGGGCTCCTGTGTGGGTGACCGGGAGCTCTCACCATGGCAATAAATGCCCTTCCCCAGCCAGTGACGTGTTTCCTTGTGAAGATGCAGAAGGGGCACATccctcctccttgctgcagccaAGGAGCCCTTCTTCCTCCTGGCTCAGATGCCTTGTCCCGTGGGAGCCAATGGCCGGGTGGCCCCACGCATTAGCCTGACTTGTCATCTCATTATCCACCCTCCTGCTAATCCTGGCTGAGCGGGGCTCAGCTGCTGGCCATGGCTGCACAAACACCGCTGCCCCTCAACCTCCGGCGGGGCTTGACGGCATTCAGCAGCTCCCTTTTCATCAATAACAAGACATGGGACAGTGGCGCTGCCCACATCTACCGCCCAGGTACGCCCGGGGGGGCTCAGCAGAGCGGGGATGGaggcttttgctgctgcttcagcactGCAGGCACTCAGCTTGACaatgctgctggcagcaaagggtcccagtgcccaaccagCAACGAGTTGGAGCAAACTCAGGGCATTTGCTGCAAGCAGTGGCTTTTGCCCCCATGCTGCGAGGCAGGGGCTCCCCACAGGAAGCaaggctgggggtggtggtggtgctgggggccttgcccagccctgcccagccctgccttgccctACCTAGCCCACGAGGTGCTGGCCAGCCTCCCCCTCCAGATGATGCTCTACTTCAACGCCTGCTACTTCCCCTTCTGGTGCCTGGGCGAGGGGATGATGCTGCAGCTGAAGGTACTGTGCGGTGGGCAGGTGGGGGGGAAGCTCACAGGCCAGGTTTAATGTGCAGGAGACACGGTTAATGGAGGTGGGATGCTGGTCATCACACACGGGTCCCCACACATGGCTAAAAATGCCATCCCACATCTTCCAAGAACATGGAAATCATGAGAGCAACCACTTAACTTTCCAGGCAGGGGAAGTTAAACCAGGAGGGTTTAGCAGGCAAGGCTGGGCACCAGCATGGTTGGGGCTGGCAGAGCATGGGGTGTGAGGCATCgggcacagagctgcctgggaCGAGGCTGGGCCCCTCTTGCAGTACAGCCTGCTGCCTCGCTACtaccagctcctcctgctcgCTGCCTTCCTCATCCTCACGCTGACTGAAGGTGCCCGGCTCTACCTGGGCTACATCGGGAACCTGCAGGAGAAGGTAAGGTTGCCAAGTCCTATGAGGTCCTGGAAAGGTAATCCTGGGGCAGTGTTCCCCCCAGAGGGGGGGACCCACCCCATCAAGGGCATCCACATTCCccctcagcagcctctgcccaAACAGGTGCCTGAGCTTGCTGGGTTCCTCCTTCTATCCTTCCTGATCCAGCTCCCCCTCCTGCTGTTCCTGCTAACGGATGACCACATCATCCGGCTGCCGCTGGAGATGGCTGTGCACAGCCTTTTCCTGGCCTTCCTCATCTCTGAGGTCGTGGCTGCCTTCCTGGCGCTGAGGGTGATGACCACACAGCTCGCGGCACAGTTCTACCTGCAGCAGTTCACGAGCGGCGGACGGGGCAGGAGCCTGACCAAGGGTGATGATATGGGACCTGTCCCACCCTGGAGTCAGTTCCTCTGAGGGCAAGGAGCATTAAACAGCACtcatccccccccccgctgcGCCGCTGTGTACTTTCTGAGCCAGACAGCTCTGGGGCTTGCGGGGTTCCCTGAGCACCCCACAGGCATGGGCATTGATTGacccagcctgtccctgccccaAGCACTCAGCGTCCCTTTGCTGAGCTGGGGACACGTGTGGCCATGGGGCAGACTGGGTGCTTGGTACAGGGGTGGTGAAGCAGGGAAGACACAAATGGTGCCAGTTAGGAGTAGGGACCTCAGAGCCTCTGAGATGCTCAGGCTCTCCCAAGGGCTGGGCTTGTCCTTACCAAGCAGTGACCCTCGTGGGCGGTGGGAACCAGCACGGTGCTAGAGCCCCTGCAAGTgccagcacagtgctgctgccacaAGCTCAGCTCTCAAACCCTCTGAGCACAGACAAATGCAGGCCCAGCCCGCGCTGCTCCAGAGCAGCTGGTGTGAAGCCATCCCAGCTGGAAGCCATGGAGGGCCACAGGTGGTGTGCTATGAGGTTACAGGTATTTCTGCCCAGCCGAAACCACACTGAAGCTGTGCACACACATCAGGGAAAGCACAGAGGGGAGTTagcagaggcagagcccaggagcCTCATTGAGGGGTCAGTATGGCCACCGCCCATTTGGGCAAGTGGCAGGATGGAGACATCCAGTGCTGTGACATGCTCCCCAGCAAGCAGGACAGGATTAGATAGGGTGGGCAGTCCTGTGCTTTCAGGACTCTGGTGCACTGCCCTTTCTGTATGTGACCAGGCAAGGACACAGGGATCCAAGGGACAGAGCAGTGCCACAAAACCTTCACAGCCACCCTGTGGGCTAAAGACAGAGCAGAGCCACCTCTCACTTTCTGAACAGCTTTATTTCATTGCATCCCTGTTTTTCCTTGGGAAATCAACCCCAAGGGCCACCCAGGAAGAAGCGCAAAGTACTTTAAGCCTCTTGTATTGAGCATGGACCAGCCACTGCCCAGCAAgctccagctcccacagcagctCAATGGCATGGCTGCACTTGGCTGATGGCCAGTCGGCCCTGGGAGTTGCATGGCTGTGCATTGTGCCAAGGAGACACCGAACAGAGGGCTCTCCACACACGTTATGTGTGCCAAGGGCTCCTGCTGATACAAGCAAGTCTCCAGGAAGGGCAGACCACAGCCCCAGCCATGTGCATTCAGGCCAGCAGTAGGCCACATCCACTGGGCTTGCAGCTGTGCCCTCATCACATCTGTCTGGAGGTCACTCCAGACTGAACAGTGATCGTCACTGAGCATTCCTGATGTCTTGGTCAGCCCACTGTGgttcagctgctgcctctgtctTACCTTTGGGGGGTTTTGCCTGCAAAATGAACAGGGACATGTTCTACATAGAAGTGGACAGCCTAGGCAGTTTGGCCAGATTCAGTTCTGAAGAGGGTGAATAAATGTGGAGCTGGTTCAGAATTCCAAGgtaaagaacaatttaaaattttcctgtGTAGGAGACTCGGGGAAGCCCAGGCTCCTGTCTGTGTCCTTGTGGACTCCTTGTTGTATAACAGGTTTCCCTGCAGTTCGGGCACCAGCTGGGTCCCCCTGTTCCCTCTCACTTATCTGTTGTCTTTAATCTTTTAAGAGTTAAACCTGTGATGGGTGCAGTGCAGACTAGCCACCGAGCTCCAAGAGTTGGAGGGAGGAGAGACTGAAAAATGCTTCACCTGGGCTTTCCCAGATCTTGCAAACTGCCAAAgggcagaaaataattcaatcAGCTCACAAAATTCACTCTAATTTCAGTTCTAAGTGGCCCTGCAGCCTGTTCTTACCTCCTCAAACTTCTCCTTCCAATAGAAGTCAGCCTTTGTATCCAGATAGAGCAGAACCAGGTCGCAGACCACTGTGGCCTAGAGGAGAACATATGCAGCAGAGCAGTCAGCAGTGGATCATCGGGCAAGAGTGCCAGGCCCTCTGCCCATGGCTCCCATACAAGCCTGGCTGACTGCTACTCCATGCTTGCCAGGCTCTACCAGTTTGTCAGCACAGGGGCAATACGTAAGCTTTCTGCTGCCCAGCTTCCCAGGAAGTGCAGCCAGGACCTCTCTGGCCCAACTTGCTGCCAGTAGATGCACAAGGTCAGGTCCGATCACCTGGGCCGTCATGCACCAGTGAAGGATCAAGGCTGGTAGAGTGTAGAGCCACGGTCACAGCCACAtaagggacagggacaggacaagTGGTCTTTTGGGATACTATGTCTGGGATAAaaggggagggcagagggagagcCCAGGCTCCTCGTTACTCTGCCAAAGGGGAAGGGCCATGACAGCATGTGCCAGACAGGTCTACAAGGGACTGCAATGGCAACATCCATGCTGGAGCCAGACACCAGCTCCCTTTAGTAGGGAAGCTTGgcactgcaggcaggcaggggaaaCAGCAGATGAGTAGCAAATCCTGGCCCATGGATCAGAGGAAAAGAGCTTATTTAGCACTCACAGCTCCGAAGAACGCAATGCCAGTACCAAAACTCACGGCAGCAGGAATTATGCTGAACTTCCCAGCCTGCCAAGAAAGAGGGGGTGAAAGAGTGGGCAGAGAATAGTGAGAGGGCTGTGAGAGAAGCCAAGCAGTGTGCTTAAAGCCTGCTGTCCTGAGGAAGGGGAAGTGCTGGAGGAAACTAGGATCATTGCTCCATGCCCAGCTGTATGAGACTGGTTACTATAGACTTTATTTCAAACCCACTGGGCTGTGAAAAAAGCAACTGAGGCAGCTCATGATTCAATGGCAGCAGAGGTTACTGTGATCCACCTAACTCCTACAGGCACAGGGGAAGCCTTTGTCTTGCTGCAGGACTGCTACACACAGAACTACACCCCACAGAACAGCAAACATCCCTGATGCGATGCATCCCTCTCTGCTCAAATGGGTCTGACacccctggggaaaaaaaaaaaaaaaaaaaaaaaaaaaaaaaagatatttgggTTCCTGTGTCTCTCCTGgctattttcttctgctccacACTTCCCCTGACCTGGTCTCACCACCCAGAAATGGTGCACCCTGCCCTACACTCTATGCTTGTCTCTCCTCAAGTGAAAAAGGCATTGCTACACACAACAGATGAGCTGCTGTTGATATCTCTCAGGGTGGCAACTCCTCCCAGCACAGGCCAGATCCTGCACAGGTGAGTATTGAGTTTGTCAGTGGCACTATACAGAGTAGCATCAGCCATGCTCATGCCCATAGTTTCCTCCCCACAGGTACAAttgatgaagaagaaattaactGTCCAGGTTCAGAAAAGTTCAGGTTGATCTTCACCAGGGTTCTCCTACCACAGGTCCTTCAGGGATGCCCACAATGCCTGGCCAGACAAGCTCACCTTGGCTATAGGGCTTTGTATCTCACAATGCCCGTGGCAGATTTTCAGCATGGAAAACCTCACTGCTCAGGGCATTACCAAGAAGTTGCTCTTCAAATTGGGAGTGaccattttttcctgctatcCTCCATTGATCAACTCAGAAGGAAATACAACTCTGGAAAGAGGTAAAGAACTCACCAGGGTGAGGAGAAACAACACCAAAAGATGGGGCTTAGTGGCAGAGGGAGCAGCAGTGAGCAGAGCAAGCAGTCGCCGCTGATGAGAAGCAAGACAGCTCTGTGCGTGCAGGGTCTTCCAACAATATGGTACCTGGCCATGCACGGAGATGTCAAAGCGGATGCCGTAGAGTTTCATCAGGCTCCGGTAGGGCCGCCGCTGGGAGTCCCAGTAGTAAGAGGCTGTTCTGTGGGAGACACATTGGACAAGGCTCAGGAAGCCACCACCATTCTGCACAGGCAGGGTGAGGGAGGAAGACTAGGGAAGGCCTGCCAGAGCCACATGATTCCCATGGATGCTACGTGCCTGTGCACACCTTGTCTCCTCCAGCACACAGGGATGTGGGTGATATATATGCTGCCACATCTCCCAAGCTTGGCTTTGGCAGCAGGCACCCGCTCACCACCCAGCTGAGGAGCACGGCACTGCAGGCAGCCCCCGGAGCGACCACAGCCAGCCACACATCCCTGCCTTCAGCCAGGTCACGGCTTGTGTACCTCCAAGCAGAGCTCAGTTATGAGGTCCTGAAAATGCCATGGCACTCCACACCTGTCAGGCCCTAAGCTGGGTTACCGGGTCCCATTAGCCCTGCTGCTCTTTTCAGGAAAACCAAGATCTTGAGTGATTGCAGCGTGCTCATCCTAGGCACCCGTGTGGCCACTGTCCTGGCACCCTCACCTGAAATTGTACCTCCTGTCCACAAGGATGAAGGAGTACCGTGGCTGGCACTGGGCAGTGGGCTGATCCAGGTCACAGTCCCACTCAATGCGAATGCTGATGcttcctccctgcagcacaccaACACCAATTTTACTCCAGCGAGCAGAGATTTGCAGAGTTCTCTACTGTTAAGGTTTTCACAGATCACAGAGTTCAGGCCATTCTGGTCACAATTCAGGGGTCAGTCCAGCCCCTCCCTTACCCACACCCTTGGGAAATTTGCAGTCTTCTTCCATGTTTTAAGAGGAAAAGCACATACCAGCAGTGCGAGATCCCCAAAGGTCTCCCCAGCTGCCTCTACCACGTCGCCAATACGGAACACGGGGCAGGAAGGGTTGAAAAATGGATCATACGTGCAGCTCTTGAAATAGGTGGGGTCGTTGGTTTGCAAAGTATTGCCCCTGAaacaggagagggagagagctgTCGTGGGTACAGCAGGGTGTGGGAGGCCATGGTGCTCTGCTGTGAGACTGAGGACACCCTTCCACAGGTCCCAGTGTCCCCAAAGAGTGATGCATGGGGGAAATGCTCCAGCATTCTCCTGAACACATCACCCTGAACCTTAACTGCCCAAGCCACCTGGCCTGTCCCTGATGGCACCAAGGCCTCTTGGTATTTCTTGCCTGCTCGGCCTCTGGGCAGACAAGTTCAGCACAGAGGCTGGACCATGCTGCAAACACAATCCCTGCTGAAGGGCATCATACTTACTTGGAGAAGTTAAATTTGGTGAAGTTGacagtattttttataaaaagagtaaaattctCAGCCTCAGCCAGAAGAGGTTTCCTGGAAAACAACACCAATGAACTCAGTTTTTGCACAGTGGCCAAGACATGTCCCCATTCCCCTTGCTCTACAGTTTCTTCCATGATCTCAGGACTTGGGCTACTATGGACAATTGCAAGCAACGTTCTTGTGTGAAGTCCTCTGGGCTTAAATGACCAGTAGGTCAACGTCACAGTCAAAGACCACCCTGAGCTTGGCTGCCTCTGGGCCTACCTGCCCGGATAGGATCAGGATACCAATTACACAGACCACAGAGGACAGCAACCAAAGCACTGCTCTTCAGAGCCTGTTCTTGCCACCCACTGTCCTCTGACCCTATACTGTACCTGGGCAGGGTGTTGTTCTCCACGGGGCACCAGCCATAGATCTCACAGGTGGAATGGGTAGTGTTGAACATcacacattttccagtttttatcCCTAAAAATGAGACAATGTGCATCATTTACTAATTTCTTAATGAAATGtttcctctgcagctcctgaacCACAAAGGTGACCCTGGGATCATCTTCAGTGTTTTCCCCCATCCAAAAACTTTTCTGTGAAACTCTCCCTTCAAGGCCAGGTGGCTGTTTTACAAAGACAAGAaactgggtgctgctgctgactcAGTGCCTGTGCAGCAGTACCTTTcctgcctggcagctgctgaaGCCACCTACTCCCTGGAAGGAAACAAATTGCAGGGGGTAATCTGGCACACAAAGCTCTGTCAACCAACCTGTCAACGTAAAGCTGAAATATCCCTTTTCTAGCTGAACTCACATGGGTTTCTAATATTAATCagcatgaaataaaatccaggttttattacaaaaggaaaacctGCTGAACACAAAGCACATTGTTTTCAATTCCAGCAGCCaacatcaaaaacaaagcaactcTGTAtttgctgctgacagcagctttTGCCAGAACCATCTGTTCTCCTGGCAGTAACAGGTTTTGTCAAGAATAAATTATTGGAAAGACCTTCAGTGCACACTTACAAAAGCACTGAACTTCTGCAGTTAGGCACCTCTGTGAATCTGTTTGTTAACAAGCATGAggaattaaaactttttttattattactattatttttagcaaaacaCCCGGTACCATTGCCATGAACCACTGGGTTTCCCACAGGACAGTCCACATCTTCTGTGCACATCCCATCTAGCACAGAGGGGCTCTGAGAGAGACAGAATAGAAGTGCTGTTACTCTGCTGCACAGACAATTAAGGCCACGCAGTCACTTACCCACATTTCTGTGCAGTTGCTCCTGTTTCTCTGTGCATGTTCCCAACACTTACAAGAGACATCCATCATTTCCAAAAGAgcaccctgggcagcctgcagaCTGAGGAGGGAGTGATGAGGGTGCTGATGCTAGCCACGGTGCAAATATGGAATGAGGCAATGCAACTTAACCTCCCCAGCACATCCCGCGTCTGAGGACAACAGAAAGCCTGTAAAAATCATACAGCATCACCAACCTTCAAGAAGTCCAGACAGTTGTGGAGGACCCAACAGACTGTGTCCCTCATCCTTCTGGTCACAAGTGATTCTGGCTGGACTGCTCAGTTACATGGCTTGGTTCATGCAGGTATGCGAGTGAGCGCAAACAAGCAAGTGAAATTTGGAGCAACTAGAATGCGGGAAATCAGCTGCGTTTGTcccttttccattcttcttgGCCTTGCACTGGGCATCGCTGCAGAGCTCCCGTGCAGctacagagcagcagcaccgccAGGTTTGACACATCGACCCCACTGCAGGCCTAGGCTACCTGACAGCATGGCTTATTTACCTCGGGACAGGTGCCTTGGGCTTGCTTGGCAGTGGCAATGAAGTTGGTCACCAGAAAAAGCACGTTTTCTCCCTAGGAGGCAAGAAGACATCTTCAGCGCTGCGTTGACATGGCTACACTTTCCAGAATGCTTCTGGCTTCAGAGCTCGCAAGctttgctggcagcagagctgccccaaCACGGGGCCCTTACCACAGCATCGCACGCTCGCCCCGGACCCGCCGGGACGCTGCGGGAAGCGGGGCCGCGACACCCCCGGGGCCGGGGtcagggccggggccggggccggggccggggccgggtcCCGGCGCCTACCTGAGGAGGACTCGCGTAATCGGCCGCGTCCCAGAGCCGGCTGCGGGCGTCCTTCGCCCGGGTGACCGAAACCCCCTTCAGCTTGGTGATGACCGAGACGTGGGGGGCCGCGTCCGTGTCCTGGTAGCCCCTCcgcaccaccagcacccacctggGGACGGGCGG carries:
- the P2RX6 gene encoding P2X purinoceptor 6 isoform X4, with protein sequence MAAAAALCGGLLDYKTEKFALTRNRRVGLLHRLLQLAVLGYLLGWVLVVRRGYQDTDAAPHVSVITKLKGVSVTRAKDARSRLWDAADYASPPQGENVLFLVTNFIATAKQAQGTCPESPSVLDGMCTEDVDCPVGNPVVHGNGIKTGKCVMFNTTHSTCEIYGWCPVENNTLPRKPLLAEAENFTLFIKNTVNFTKFNFSKGNTLQTNDPTYFKSCTYDPFFNPSCPVFRIGDVVEAAGETFGDLALLGGSISIRIEWDCDLDQPTAQCQPRYSFILVDRRYNFRTASYYWDSQRRPYRSLMKLYGIRFDISVHGQATVVCDLVLLYLDTKADFYWKEKFEEAKPPKGKTEAAAEPQWADQDIRNAQ
- the P2RX6 gene encoding P2X purinoceptor 6 isoform X3 translates to MAAAAALCGGLLDYKTEKFALTRNRRVGLLHRLLQLAVLGYLLGWVLVVRRGYQDTDAAPHVSVITKLKGVSVTRAKDARSRLWDAADYASPPQGENVLFLVTNFIATAKQAQGTCPESPSVLDGMCTEDVDCPVGNPVVHGNGIKTGKCVMFNTTHSTCEIYGWCPVENNTLPRKPLLAEAENFTLFIKNTVNFTKFNFSKGNTLQTNDPTYFKSCTYDPFFNPSCPVFRIGDVVEAAGETFGDLALLGGSISIRIEWDCDLDQPTAQCQPRYSFILVDRRYNFRTASYYWDSQRRPYRSLMKLYGIRFDISVHGQAGKFSIIPAAVSFGTGIAFFGAATVVCDLVLLYLDTKADFYWKEKFEEAKPPKGKTEAAAEPQWADQDIRNAQ
- the P2RX6 gene encoding P2X purinoceptor 6 isoform X2; its protein translation is MAAAAALCGGLLDYKTEKFALTRNRRVGLLHRLLQLAVLGYLLGWVLVVRRGYQDTDAAPHVSVITKLKGVSVTRAKDARSRLWDAADYASPPQGENVLFLVTNFIATAKQAQGTCPESPSVLDGMCTEDVDCPVGNPVVHGNGIKTGKCVMFNTTHSTCEIYGWCPVENNTLPRKPLLAEAENFTLFIKNTVNFTKFNFSKGNTLQTNDPTYFKSCTYDPFFNPSCPVFRIGDVVEAAGETFGDLALLGGSISIRIEWDCDLDQPTAQCQPRYSFILVDRRYNFRTASYYWDSQRRPYRSLMKLYGIRFDISVHGQVPYCWKTLHAQSCLASHQRRLLALLTAAPSATKPHLLVLFLLTLATVVCDLVLLYLDTKADFYWKEKFEEAKPPKGKTEAAAEPQWADQDIRNAQ
- the LOC118174731 gene encoding uncharacterized protein LOC118174731 isoform X1 — encoded protein: MAAQTPLPLNLRRGLTAFSSSLFINNKTWDSGAAHIYRPGTPGGAQQSGDGGFCCCFSTAGTQLDNAAGSKGSQCPTSNELEQTQGICCKQWLLPPCCEAGAPHRKQGWGWWWCWGPCPALPSPALPYLAHEVLASLPLQMMLYFNACYFPFWCLGEGMMLQLKYSLLPRYYQLLLLAAFLILTLTEGARLYLGYIGNLQEKVRLPSPMRSWKGNPGAVFPPEGGTHPIKGIHIPPQQPLPKQVPELAGFLLLSFLIQLPLLLFLLTDDHIIRLPLEMAVHSLFLAFLISEVVAAFLALRVMTTQLAAQFYLQQFTSGGRGRSLTKGDDMGPVPPWSQFL
- the LOC118174731 gene encoding transmembrane protein 17B-like isoform X4 — its product is MAAQTPLPLNLRRGLTAFSSSLFINNKTWDSGAAHIYRPAHEVLASLPLQMMLYFNACYFPFWCLGEGMMLQLKYSLLPRYYQLLLLAAFLILTLTEGARLYLGYIGNLQEKVPELAGFLLLSFLIQLPLLLFLLTDDHIIRLPLEMAVHSLFLAFLISEVVAAFLALRVMTTQLAAQFYLQQFTSGGRGRSLTKGDDMGPVPPWSQFL
- the P2RX6 gene encoding P2X purinoceptor 6 isoform X5, producing MRDTVCWVLHNCLDFLKSPSVLDGMCTEDVDCPVGNPVVHGNGIKTGKCVMFNTTHSTCEIYGWCPVENNTLPRKPLLAEAENFTLFIKNTVNFTKFNFSKGNTLQTNDPTYFKSCTYDPFFNPSCPVFRIGDVVEAAGETFGDLALLGGSISIRIEWDCDLDQPTAQCQPRYSFILVDRRYNFRTASYYWDSQRRPYRSLMKLYGIRFDISVHGQVPYCWKTLHAQSCLASHQRRLLALLTAAPSATKPHLLVLFLLTLAGKFSIIPAAVSFGTGIAFFGAATVVCDLVLLYLDTKADFYWKEKFEEAKPPKGKTEAAAEPQWADQDIRNAQ
- the LOC118174731 gene encoding transmembrane protein 17B-like isoform X3, whose translation is MAAQTPLPLNLRRGLTAFSSSLFINNKTWDSGAAHIYRPAHEVLASLPLQMMLYFNACYFPFWCLGEGMMLQLKYSLLPRYYQLLLLAAFLILTLTEGARLYLGYIGNLQEKVRLPSPMRSWKGNPGAVFPPEGGTHPIKGIHIPPQQPLPKQVPELAGFLLLSFLIQLPLLLFLLTDDHIIRLPLEMAVHSLFLAFLISEVVAAFLALRVMTTQLAAQFYLQQFTSGGRGRSLTKGDDMGPVPPWSQFL
- the P2RX6 gene encoding P2X purinoceptor 6 isoform X1: MAAAAALCGGLLDYKTEKFALTRNRRVGLLHRLLQLAVLGYLLGWVLVVRRGYQDTDAAPHVSVITKLKGVSVTRAKDARSRLWDAADYASPPQGENVLFLVTNFIATAKQAQGTCPESPSVLDGMCTEDVDCPVGNPVVHGNGIKTGKCVMFNTTHSTCEIYGWCPVENNTLPRKPLLAEAENFTLFIKNTVNFTKFNFSKGNTLQTNDPTYFKSCTYDPFFNPSCPVFRIGDVVEAAGETFGDLALLGGSISIRIEWDCDLDQPTAQCQPRYSFILVDRRYNFRTASYYWDSQRRPYRSLMKLYGIRFDISVHGQVPYCWKTLHAQSCLASHQRRLLALLTAAPSATKPHLLVLFLLTLAGKFSIIPAAVSFGTGIAFFGAATVVCDLVLLYLDTKADFYWKEKFEEAKPPKGKTEAAAEPQWADQDIRNAQ
- the LOC118174731 gene encoding uncharacterized protein LOC118174731 isoform X2, which encodes MAAQTPLPLNLRRGLTAFSSSLFINNKTWDSGAAHIYRPGTPGGAQQSGDGGFCCCFSTAGTQLDNAAGSKGSQCPTSNELEQTQGICCKQWLLPPCCEAGAPHRKQGWGWWWCWGPCPALPSPALPYLAHEVLASLPLQMMLYFNACYFPFWCLGEGMMLQLKYSLLPRYYQLLLLAAFLILTLTEGARLYLGYIGNLQEKVPELAGFLLLSFLIQLPLLLFLLTDDHIIRLPLEMAVHSLFLAFLISEVVAAFLALRVMTTQLAAQFYLQQFTSGGRGRSLTKGDDMGPVPPWSQFL